The stretch of DNA TGATGATTTTAAAAATATAATTAAAAGATATTTTTTAAATATAAAATTAGTTGAGGGAGGCTCCTCAAGAGAAGAATCTACTTATAATGGACTTTTGGAAGTATCAGATGATTCAGATTTTGTAATTTGTCATGATGGAGCTAGACCACTTGTCAGTAAACAAAATATTGTAAATGTTATAAACGAATTGGATAATTATAAAGCTGTTATTACAGGTGTTAGAGTCAAAGATACAATTAAATATATTTCTTCTGATTTAGAGGTTATTTCTACACCTGACAGACGTTTATTATATAATATTCAGACACCTCAAGCTTTTGAAAAGGAAATTATTTTAGAAGGATATAAAAAGTTCTTTGAAAAAAGTAATTTTATTACTGATGATTCTTCTATCATTGAAAAATTAGGTGTTAGAATAAAACTTGTTGAAGGTGAATATTCAAATATAAAAATTACAACTATAGAAGACATTTTATATGCAAAAGTATTATTAGAAAGAGGCATTTAGTATGAGAATAGGATTTGGTTTTGATGTTCACGAATTGGTCGTTGGACGGGATTTAATAATAGGTGGAGTAAAAATAGAACATGAAAAAGGACTTTTGGGACACAGCGATGCTGATGTCTTAGTTCATGCAATAAATGATGCTATAGTGGGAGCATTGTGTTTAGGTGATATTGGTAAACTATTCCCTGATAATGATTCGAAATATAAAGATATAAACTCTTTAATAATGACTAAAGAAGTTGTAAGACTTATGAAAGA from Parvimonas micra encodes:
- the ispD gene encoding 2-C-methyl-D-erythritol 4-phosphate cytidylyltransferase; protein product: MAKQISVIIVAAGSSNRMGMNTNKIFLDLCGRSVIERTISAFTDIPEIFEIILVTKKEFFDDFKNIIKRYFLNIKLVEGGSSREESTYNGLLEVSDDSDFVICHDGARPLVSKQNIVNVINELDNYKAVITGVRVKDTIKYISSDLEVISTPDRRLLYNIQTPQAFEKEIILEGYKKFFEKSNFITDDSSIIEKLGVRIKLVEGEYSNIKITTIEDILYAKVLLERGI
- the ispF gene encoding 2-C-methyl-D-erythritol 2,4-cyclodiphosphate synthase; translated protein: MRIGFGFDVHELVVGRDLIIGGVKIEHEKGLLGHSDADVLVHAINDAIVGALCLGDIGKLFPDNDSKYKDINSLIMTKEVVRLMKEKGYKIGNVDSVICAQKPKLADFIFKMRKNIANVLETDIENISIKATTTEHLGFEGREEGISSQAVVLLDKI